A genomic window from Glycine max cultivar Williams 82 chromosome 17, Glycine_max_v4.0, whole genome shotgun sequence includes:
- the LOC100819758 gene encoding L-ascorbate oxidase homolog produces the protein MRPCKCKCNVLSALILLVTFLFIASSVHCEDPYRYLTWKVTYGDIYPLGVKQQGILINGQFPGPQIDAVTNDNLIINVYNYLREPFLISWNGLQHRRNSWQDGVYGTNCPIPPGRNLTYAIQVKDQIGSYFYFPSLGMHKAAGAFGGIRIWSRPQIPVPFPSPAGDITILAGDWFKLDHRRLRRLLENGHNLPFPDGLLINGRGWNGNTFTVDQGKTYRFRISNVGLTTSINFRIQGHSLKLVEVEGSHTLQNTYSSLDVHLGQSYSVLVTADQPVKDYYMVVSTRFTRRILTTTSVLHYSYSKTGVSGPVPPGPTLDIASSVYQARTIRWNLTASGPRPNPQGSYHYGLIKPSRTIMLANSAPYINGKQRYAVNGVSYNEPDTPLKLADYFNIPGVFYVGSIPTYPNGGNNAYLQTSVMGANFHELVEIVFQNWEDSVQSWHIDGYSFFVVGYGSGQWTADSRVQYNLRDTVARCTTQVYPRSWTAIYMALDNVGMWNIRSENWGRQYLGQQLYLRVYTPSKSWRDEYPVPKNALLCGRASGRRTRPF, from the exons ATGAGACCATGCAAATGCAAATGCAATGTTCTCTCTGCTCTCATTCTTCTTGTCACATTCCTTTTTATTGCTTCTTCCGTCCACTGTGAAGACCCATATCGGTACCTCACTTGGAAGGTCACCTATGGTGACATCTATCCTCTTGGTGTCAAGCAACAa GGGATCTTAATTAATGGGCAGTTTCCAGGGCCTCAAATAGATGCTGTTACAAATGACAACTTGATTATCAATGTCTATAACTACCTCAGAGAACCGTTCCTCATTTCATG GAATGGCTTACAGCATAGGAGGAACTCATGGCAGGATGGAGTGTATGGCACAAACTGTCCAATCCCACCTGGGAGGAACCTCACATATGCTATCCAGGTAAAAGACCAGATTGGTAGCTATTTCTACTTCCCATCTCTTGGAATGCACAAAGCTGCTGGAGCATTTGGTGGCATCAGAATTTGGAGCCGGCCTCAAATTCCTGTCCCTTTTCCTTCTCCTGCCGGGGACATTACCATACTTGCTGGAGATTGGTTCAAGCTTGACCACCGA AGACTGAGACGACTCCTAGAGAATGGTCATAATCTCCCCTTCCCTGATGGCCTTCTTATCAATGGACGTGGTTGGAATGGAAACACCTTCACTGTTGATCAAG GTAAGACTTATAGATTCAGGATATCAAATGTGGGGCTCACAACATCAATCAACTTCAGAATCCAGGGGCACAGTTTGAAACTTGTGGAGGTAGAAGGATCTCATACCCTCCAAAACACCTATTCTTCCCTTGATGTCCATCTCGGACAGTCCTATTCCGTGCTGGTCACAGCTGATCAACCTGTCAAGGATTACTATATGGTTGTCTCTACAAGATTTACCAGACGGATACTCACAACAACTTCCGTTCTTCATTATAGCTATTCAAAAACAGGGGTATCTGGTCCTGTTCCTCCAGGGCCTACCCTTGATATTGCATCGTCTGTCTATCAGGCTAGAACTATCCG GTGGAACCTGACAGCAAGTGGACCAAGACCAAACCCTCAGGGATCATACCACTATGGATTGATCAAACCGAGTCGAACCATCATGCTTGCAAATTCTGCTCCTTATATCAATGGCAAGCAGAGGTATGCGGTCAACGGTGTCTCATACAATGAACCAGATACCCCATTGAAACTTGCCGACTACTTCAACATCCCTGGAGTTTTCTACGTTGGAAGCATTCCTACCTATCCTAACGGGGGCAACAATGCCTACCTCCAAACTTCTGTCATGGGGGCTAATTTCCATGAATTGGTGGAGATTGTATTCCAAAATTGGGAGGATTCTGTGCAGTCATGGCACATTGACGGCTATTCCTTCTTTGTTGTAGG GTATGGTAGCGGGCAGTGGACAGCAGACAGTAGAGTACAATACAATCTGAGAGACACAGTTGCTAGATGCACCACTCAGGTGTATCCAAGGTCATGGACTGCAATCTACATGGCTCTTGACAACGTGGGAATGTGGAACATAAGGTCCGAGAATTGGGGAAGGCAGTACTTAGGACAACAATTGTATCTGAGGGTGTATACACCTTCCAAATCATGGAGGGATGAATATCCGGTGCCAAAGAATGCGCTTCTATGTGGCAGAGCAAGTGGTCGTCGCACAAGGcctttctaa
- the LOC100781095 gene encoding glucan endo-1,3-beta-glucosidase 1 isoform X2, with amino-acid sequence MLQLAHVISSTRAEAGMRKLSLGSFSMANSNLVIILYFSFFTFAEAEALHSQLKQQIQDQEKLPFVGVNIGTDVSNLPSASDLVAFLQLQKITHVRIYDANSDILKTLSGTKIRVIISVPNNQLLAIGSSNSTAASWIDRNVVAYYPQTLISGISVGDEVLTTVPSSAPLILPAVESLYNALVASNLHQHIKVSTPHAASIILDPFPPSQAYFNQSLVSVILPLLQFLSRTGSPLTMNLYPYYVFMQNKGVVPLDNALFKPLTPNKEMVDPNTLLHYTNVLDAMVDAAYFSMKNLNITDVAVLVTETGWPAKGDSKEPYATKDNADTYNSNLIRHVFDRTGTPLHPETTSSVFIYELFNEDLRAPPVSEANWGLFYGNTSPAYLLHVSGIGTFLANDTTNQTYCIAMDGFDSKTLQAALDWACGPGRANCSEIQPGETCFQPNNVKNHASYAFDSYYQKEGKAQGTCDFKGLAMITTTDPSHGSCIFPGSLP; translated from the exons ATGTTGCAGTTGGCACATGTCATCTCCTCTACTCGAGCTGAAGCAGGGATGAGGAAGTTAAGTCTAGGCTCCTTTTCAATGGCAAACTCTAATCTCGTCATCATCCTCTACTTCTCCTTCTTCACCTTCG CTGAAGCAGAAGCACTACATTCCCAGCTTAAGCAGCAAATCCAAGACCAAGAGAAGCTTCCATTCGTGGGCGTCAACATCGGCACCGACGTCTCCAACCTTCCATCTGCCTCGGACCTTGTCGCGTTCCTTCAACTGCAGAAGATAACACACGTTCGCATCTACGATGCAAACTCAGACATCCTGAAAACTTTGTCGGGGACCAAGATTCGCGTCATCATCAGCGTCCCCAACAACCAGCTCCTGGCGATTGGTTCCTCCAACTCCACCGCGGCCTCCTGGATCGATCGTAATGTCGTCGCTTACTACCCCCAAACCCTCATCAGCGGAATCTCCGTCGGCGACGAGGTTCTGACCACCGTCCCCTCCTCCGCCCCGCTGATTCTCCCCGCCGTCGAGTCCCTCTACAACGCCCTCGTCGCCTCCAACCTCCACCAACATATCAAGGTCTCAACCCCTCACGCCGCTTCCATCATTCTTGACCCTTTCCCTCCCTCTCAGGCTTACTTCAACCAATCCCTCGTTTCCGTTATTCTCCCTCTCCTTCAGTTCCTTTCTCGAACCGGTTCCCCTCTCACGATGAACCTTTACCCCTACTACGTCTTCATGCAGAATAAAGGCGTGGTTCCTCTCGACAATGCTCTCTTCAAACCCCTCACTCCTAATAAGGAAATGGTCGACCCCAACACCTTGCTTCACTACACCAACGTCCTCGACGCTATGGTCGACGCCGCTTATTTCTCCATGAAGAACCTTAATATCACCGATGTTGCTGTTCTTGTCACTGAGACAGGTTGGCCTGCCAAGGGTGATTCTAAGGAGCCTTATGCTACCAAGGACAATGCTGATACTTACAATTCCAATTTGATTAGGCATGTTTTTGATCGCACCGGAACCCCTCTGCACCCTGAAACTACTTCCAGTGTGTTTATTTATGAACTGTTTAATGAGGACTTGAGGGCTCCGCCGGTTTCAGAGGCCAATTGGGGTTTGTTTTATGGGAACACTTCGCCGGCTTATTTGCTTCATGTGTCTGGGATTGGGACTTTTTTGGCGAATGATACCACTAATCAGACATACTGCATTGCCATGGATGGGTTTGATTCTAAGACGTTGCAGGCCGCGCTGGATTGGGCGTGTGGACCGGGGCGAGCCAATTGTTCCGAGATTCAGCCTGGAGAGACTTGTTTCCAGCCTAATAATGTGAAGAACCATGCTTCTTATGCGTTTGATAGCTATTACCAGAAAGAAGGCAAGGCTCAGGGGACTTGTGACTTCAAAGGACTGGCTATGATCACCACCACTGATCCCA GTCACGGGAGCTGTATATTTCCTGGAAG CCTACCTTAG
- the LOC100776999 gene encoding uncharacterized protein isoform X1, with product MSCWACKKCTFVNLPSQKGECEICFSPASPLSMGPSCSSSPPKWSCKACTFLNPYNNPSCEVCATRCSVLSLSNLTDLNDATDHDSSVGSVFFPLRTCNKRKAIDDDDSSEVINFKVKPSNITGDENIDTGKAFKILSYNVWFREDLELHKRMKAIGDLVQLHSPDFICFQVSIFMLTIFIFDEIFNLCGFVYFGPLLPQEVTPNIYDIFKGSAWWSVYCCSVSSEMAYSRPYFCMLLSKLPVKSFSNKPFSNSIMGRELCIAEVEAASGKPLVIATSHLESPCPAPPKWDQMYSKERVVQANEAINLLKKQPSVVFGGDMNWNDQQDGQYPLQDGWVDAWSQLRPNESGWTYDTKSNQMLTGNRTLQKRLDRFICQFTDFKITSVDMIGMEAIPGVSYNKEKKVRKEIKQLVLPVLPSDHYGLLLTISSK from the exons ATGTCTTGTTGGGCATGCAAAAAATGCACCTTTGTGAATCTCCCTTCTCAAAAAGGGGAATGCGAAATCTGCTTTTCCCCCGCGTCCCCATTGTCAATGGGTCCTTCTTGTTCTTCGTCGCCCCCAAAATGGTCGTGCAAGGCCTGCACTTTCTTAAACCCTTACAACAACCCTTCTTGCGAGGTCTGCGCCACTCGATGCTCCGTTCTCTCCCTTTCCAATCTCACCGACTTGAATGACGCCACCGATCACGATTCTTCTGTCGGTTctgttttctttcctcttcGAACCTGCAACAAGAGAAAGGCCATTGATGATGACGATTCTTCTGAGGTCATCAATTTCAAGGTCAAGCCATCCAATATCACCGGTGATG AGAATATCGACACAGGAAAAGCGTTTAAGATATTGAGTTACAATGTTTGGTTCCGGGAAGACTTGGAGTTGCACAAGAGGATGAAGGCTATTGGCGACCTTGTTCAGTTGCATTCACCTGACTTTATCTGTTTCCAGGTTTCAATATTCATGCTTACAATTTtcatatttgatgaaatttttaatttatgtggcTTTGTCTATTTTGGACCGCTTCTGCCACAGGAGGTTACTCCCAATATATATGACATTTTCAAGGGATCCGCTTGGTGGAGTGTGTATTGTTGTTCAGTTTCTTCTGAGATGGCTTATTCAAGACCCTACTTTTGTATGCTG TTAAGCAAACTGCCTGTGAAATCATTCAGCAATAAGCCCTTCAGCAATTCTATAATGGGAAGAGAACTTTGCATTGCTGAGGTTGAAGCTGCAAGTGGCAAGCCATTGGTTATTGCCACTAGCCATCTTGAGAGTCCCTGTCCAGCTCCTCCAAAATGGGATCAGATGTACAGCAAGGAAAGAGTAGTGCAGGCCAATGAGGCTATAAACCTTCTCAAGAAACAGCCAAGTGTTGTTTTTGGGGGAGACATGAACTGGAATGACCAACAGGATGGTCAATATCCTCTACAAGATGGATGGGTTGATGCCTGGTCTCAGCTAAGACCAAATGAAAGTGGTTGGACTTATGACACCAAGTCAAACCAGATGTTGACAGGCAACCGTACTCTCCAAAAGCGATTAGATCGCTTTATTTGCCAATTCACTGATTTTAAGATAACCAGTGTTGACATGATTGGGATGGAAGCAATACCTGGTGTTTCatacaacaaagaaaagaaagtaagaAAGGAGATAAAACAACTGGTACTCCCAGTTTTGCCTAGTGATCATTATGGCCTGCTTTTGACAATTTCTAGTAAGTAA
- the LOC100781095 gene encoding glucan endo-1,3-beta-glucosidase 1 isoform X1, which produces MLQLAHVISSTRAEAGMRKLSLGSFSMANSNLVIILYFSFFTFAEAEALHSQLKQQIQDQEKLPFVGVNIGTDVSNLPSASDLVAFLQLQKITHVRIYDANSDILKTLSGTKIRVIISVPNNQLLAIGSSNSTAASWIDRNVVAYYPQTLISGISVGDEVLTTVPSSAPLILPAVESLYNALVASNLHQHIKVSTPHAASIILDPFPPSQAYFNQSLVSVILPLLQFLSRTGSPLTMNLYPYYVFMQNKGVVPLDNALFKPLTPNKEMVDPNTLLHYTNVLDAMVDAAYFSMKNLNITDVAVLVTETGWPAKGDSKEPYATKDNADTYNSNLIRHVFDRTGTPLHPETTSSVFIYELFNEDLRAPPVSEANWGLFYGNTSPAYLLHVSGIGTFLANDTTNQTYCIAMDGFDSKTLQAALDWACGPGRANCSEIQPGETCFQPNNVKNHASYAFDSYYQKEGKAQGTCDFKGLAMITTTDPSHGSCIFPGSKKVSNKTKEVVNSTISSSAGEKLRFKTFNSIKISAIGNILHILLVAYLPTLLVVLL; this is translated from the exons ATGTTGCAGTTGGCACATGTCATCTCCTCTACTCGAGCTGAAGCAGGGATGAGGAAGTTAAGTCTAGGCTCCTTTTCAATGGCAAACTCTAATCTCGTCATCATCCTCTACTTCTCCTTCTTCACCTTCG CTGAAGCAGAAGCACTACATTCCCAGCTTAAGCAGCAAATCCAAGACCAAGAGAAGCTTCCATTCGTGGGCGTCAACATCGGCACCGACGTCTCCAACCTTCCATCTGCCTCGGACCTTGTCGCGTTCCTTCAACTGCAGAAGATAACACACGTTCGCATCTACGATGCAAACTCAGACATCCTGAAAACTTTGTCGGGGACCAAGATTCGCGTCATCATCAGCGTCCCCAACAACCAGCTCCTGGCGATTGGTTCCTCCAACTCCACCGCGGCCTCCTGGATCGATCGTAATGTCGTCGCTTACTACCCCCAAACCCTCATCAGCGGAATCTCCGTCGGCGACGAGGTTCTGACCACCGTCCCCTCCTCCGCCCCGCTGATTCTCCCCGCCGTCGAGTCCCTCTACAACGCCCTCGTCGCCTCCAACCTCCACCAACATATCAAGGTCTCAACCCCTCACGCCGCTTCCATCATTCTTGACCCTTTCCCTCCCTCTCAGGCTTACTTCAACCAATCCCTCGTTTCCGTTATTCTCCCTCTCCTTCAGTTCCTTTCTCGAACCGGTTCCCCTCTCACGATGAACCTTTACCCCTACTACGTCTTCATGCAGAATAAAGGCGTGGTTCCTCTCGACAATGCTCTCTTCAAACCCCTCACTCCTAATAAGGAAATGGTCGACCCCAACACCTTGCTTCACTACACCAACGTCCTCGACGCTATGGTCGACGCCGCTTATTTCTCCATGAAGAACCTTAATATCACCGATGTTGCTGTTCTTGTCACTGAGACAGGTTGGCCTGCCAAGGGTGATTCTAAGGAGCCTTATGCTACCAAGGACAATGCTGATACTTACAATTCCAATTTGATTAGGCATGTTTTTGATCGCACCGGAACCCCTCTGCACCCTGAAACTACTTCCAGTGTGTTTATTTATGAACTGTTTAATGAGGACTTGAGGGCTCCGCCGGTTTCAGAGGCCAATTGGGGTTTGTTTTATGGGAACACTTCGCCGGCTTATTTGCTTCATGTGTCTGGGATTGGGACTTTTTTGGCGAATGATACCACTAATCAGACATACTGCATTGCCATGGATGGGTTTGATTCTAAGACGTTGCAGGCCGCGCTGGATTGGGCGTGTGGACCGGGGCGAGCCAATTGTTCCGAGATTCAGCCTGGAGAGACTTGTTTCCAGCCTAATAATGTGAAGAACCATGCTTCTTATGCGTTTGATAGCTATTACCAGAAAGAAGGCAAGGCTCAGGGGACTTGTGACTTCAAAGGACTGGCTATGATCACCACCACTGATCCCA GTCACGGGAGCTGTATATTTCCTGGAAG CAAGAAAGTGAGCAACAAGACAAAGGAAGTGGTCAACTCTACTATCTCAAGCAGTGCAGGAGAGAAGTTGAGGTTTAAAACCTTTAACAGCATAAAAATAAGTGCAATTGGCAACATTTTGCACATTTTATTGGTTGCATATCTCCCTACTTTGTTGGTAGTCCTATTATGA
- the LOC100776999 gene encoding uncharacterized protein isoform X2 produces MSCWACKKCTFVNLPSQKGECEICFSPASPLSMGPSCSSSPPKWSCKACTFLNPYNNPSCEVCATRCSVLSLSNLTDLNDATDHDSSVGSVFFPLRTCNKRKAIDDDDSSEVINFKVKPSNITGDENIDTGKAFKILSYNVWFREDLELHKRMKAIGDLVQLHSPDFICFQEVTPNIYDIFKGSAWWSVYCCSVSSEMAYSRPYFCMLLSKLPVKSFSNKPFSNSIMGRELCIAEVEAASGKPLVIATSHLESPCPAPPKWDQMYSKERVVQANEAINLLKKQPSVVFGGDMNWNDQQDGQYPLQDGWVDAWSQLRPNESGWTYDTKSNQMLTGNRTLQKRLDRFICQFTDFKITSVDMIGMEAIPGVSYNKEKKVRKEIKQLVLPVLPSDHYGLLLTISSK; encoded by the exons ATGTCTTGTTGGGCATGCAAAAAATGCACCTTTGTGAATCTCCCTTCTCAAAAAGGGGAATGCGAAATCTGCTTTTCCCCCGCGTCCCCATTGTCAATGGGTCCTTCTTGTTCTTCGTCGCCCCCAAAATGGTCGTGCAAGGCCTGCACTTTCTTAAACCCTTACAACAACCCTTCTTGCGAGGTCTGCGCCACTCGATGCTCCGTTCTCTCCCTTTCCAATCTCACCGACTTGAATGACGCCACCGATCACGATTCTTCTGTCGGTTctgttttctttcctcttcGAACCTGCAACAAGAGAAAGGCCATTGATGATGACGATTCTTCTGAGGTCATCAATTTCAAGGTCAAGCCATCCAATATCACCGGTGATG AGAATATCGACACAGGAAAAGCGTTTAAGATATTGAGTTACAATGTTTGGTTCCGGGAAGACTTGGAGTTGCACAAGAGGATGAAGGCTATTGGCGACCTTGTTCAGTTGCATTCACCTGACTTTATCTGTTTCCAG GAGGTTACTCCCAATATATATGACATTTTCAAGGGATCCGCTTGGTGGAGTGTGTATTGTTGTTCAGTTTCTTCTGAGATGGCTTATTCAAGACCCTACTTTTGTATGCTG TTAAGCAAACTGCCTGTGAAATCATTCAGCAATAAGCCCTTCAGCAATTCTATAATGGGAAGAGAACTTTGCATTGCTGAGGTTGAAGCTGCAAGTGGCAAGCCATTGGTTATTGCCACTAGCCATCTTGAGAGTCCCTGTCCAGCTCCTCCAAAATGGGATCAGATGTACAGCAAGGAAAGAGTAGTGCAGGCCAATGAGGCTATAAACCTTCTCAAGAAACAGCCAAGTGTTGTTTTTGGGGGAGACATGAACTGGAATGACCAACAGGATGGTCAATATCCTCTACAAGATGGATGGGTTGATGCCTGGTCTCAGCTAAGACCAAATGAAAGTGGTTGGACTTATGACACCAAGTCAAACCAGATGTTGACAGGCAACCGTACTCTCCAAAAGCGATTAGATCGCTTTATTTGCCAATTCACTGATTTTAAGATAACCAGTGTTGACATGATTGGGATGGAAGCAATACCTGGTGTTTCatacaacaaagaaaagaaagtaagaAAGGAGATAAAACAACTGGTACTCCCAGTTTTGCCTAGTGATCATTATGGCCTGCTTTTGACAATTTCTAGTAAGTAA